The proteins below come from a single Chryseobacterium nepalense genomic window:
- a CDS encoding aspartate-semialdehyde dehydrogenase, translating to MKVAVVGSTGMVGQVMLKVLEERNFPVTELIPVASEKSVGKKVKYKQEEFTIVSMKDAIAAKPDIAIFSAGGSTSLEFAPLFAEAGTTVIDNSSAWRMDPDKKLVVPEINADVLTKEDKIIANPNCSTIQLVMVLGPLNKKYDLKRVVVSTYQSVTGTGKAAVDQLNSEISGDETIAKVYPYQIFKNALPHCDVFADDDYTKEEIKLMKEPKKILGDDTFNLTATAVRVPVQGGHSESVNIEFENEFDLDEVRKILSETPGVVVVDNVKNNEYPMPLYSEGKDEVFVGRIRRDLSQPKTLNLWIVADNLRKGAATNAVQIAEYLAANNLV from the coding sequence ATGAAAGTAGCTGTAGTAGGTTCAACAGGAATGGTTGGACAAGTTATGCTTAAAGTTCTCGAGGAGAGAAACTTCCCTGTCACAGAATTAATCCCGGTAGCATCCGAAAAATCTGTTGGTAAGAAGGTGAAGTATAAACAGGAAGAATTTACGATTGTAAGCATGAAAGACGCTATAGCTGCCAAACCTGATATTGCTATTTTTTCTGCCGGAGGTTCTACATCACTTGAGTTTGCACCACTTTTTGCCGAAGCGGGAACAACCGTGATCGACAACTCTTCTGCATGGAGAATGGACCCTGATAAGAAACTTGTCGTTCCAGAAATCAATGCAGATGTGTTGACGAAAGAAGATAAAATCATTGCCAATCCAAACTGTTCTACAATTCAGCTGGTGATGGTTCTAGGGCCTTTAAATAAAAAATATGATCTGAAAAGAGTAGTCGTTTCTACATACCAGTCTGTAACCGGTACCGGTAAAGCAGCCGTAGATCAGCTGAACTCTGAGATCAGCGGAGATGAAACCATCGCCAAAGTATATCCTTATCAAATCTTCAAAAATGCTCTTCCTCACTGCGATGTTTTTGCAGATGATGATTATACGAAAGAAGAAATCAAGCTGATGAAAGAACCTAAGAAAATTTTAGGGGACGACACTTTTAACCTTACGGCAACTGCAGTACGTGTTCCCGTTCAGGGAGGACACTCGGAAAGTGTGAACATTGAGTTTGAAAATGAGTTTGACCTTGATGAAGTAAGAAAAATCTTATCCGAAACTCCGGGTGTTGTGGTGGTAGACAACGTTAAAAACAACGAATATCCGATGCCTCTTTATTCAGAAGGAAAAGATGAAGTTTTTGTAGGAAGGATAAGACGGGATCTCTCGCAACCCAAGACCCTGAATCTCTGGATTGTGGCAGACAATCTGCGGAAAGGCGCTGCAACCAACGCAGTACAGATCGCAGAATATCTTGCAGCCAACAACTTAGTATAA